A window from Populus trichocarpa isolate Nisqually-1 chromosome 3, P.trichocarpa_v4.1, whole genome shotgun sequence encodes these proteins:
- the LOC7497504 gene encoding short-chain dehydrogenase TIC 32 B, chloroplastic gives MFETLKYLVGSAGASGYGSKSTAEQVTENCCDLHSITAIITGATSGIGAETARVLAKRGARLVLPARNLKGAEDAKARILSENPDADIIVMGLDLSSLNSVRNFVSEFESLNLPLNLLINNAGRFALEPAISEDGIEMTFATNYLGHFLLTKLLLKKMIETAKTTSLQGRIVNVSSSIYNWFSGDMIRYLCEISRNKLCDFDPTRAYALSKLAIVLHTKEVAQRLKQMEANVTVNCVHPGVVRTRLTREREGMATDIAFFLTSKLLKTIPQAAATTCYVATHPTLVNVTGKYFSDCNEASTSKLGSNSTEAARLWTASEIMVSRGSNAVFDPLTSALDYDTSKKQFK, from the exons ATGTTTGAAACCTTGAAGTACCTCGTTGGCTCAGCCGGAGCCAGTGGCTATGGCTCTAAGTCCACCGCCGAGCAAGTAACTGAAAACTGCTGCGATCTGCATTCCATAACTGCCATTATCACCG gtgccACATCAGGGATAGGAGCGGAGACGGCAAGAGTGCTGGCGAAGAGAGGTGCGAGGCTGGTGTTGCCAGCTAGGAACCTGAAAGGGGCAGAAGATGCCAAGGCAAGGATTTTATCGGAGAATCCTGATGCCGACATCATAGTTATGGGACTTGATCTTAGCTCTCTCAATTCTGTTCGGAACTTTGTTTCAGAGTTTGAGTCCTTGAACCTGCCTCTCAACCTCCTCAt AAATAATGCTGGAAGGTTTGCACTCGAGCCTGCGATCTCTGAAGATGGGATAGAGATGACCTTTGCTACTAATTATCTag GTCACTTTTTATTGACAAAATTGTTATTGAAGAAGATGATTGAAACAGCAAAAACAACTTCATTACAAGGCAGAATAGTGAATGTTTCATCGAGTATTTACAACTGGTTTTCCGGCGACATGATCCGATATCTTTGTGAAATATCCCGAAACAAATTATG TGATTTCGATCCTACACGTGCATATGCTCTCTCGAAGCTCGCTATTGTCTTGCACACCAAGGAGGTTGCACAGAGACTTAAG CAAATGGAGGCCAACGTGACTGTGAATTGTGTTCATCCAGGAGTCGTAAGAACTAGACTCACAAGAGAACGAGAAGGCATGGCCACAG ATATAGCATTTTTCTTGACTTCCAAGCTCTTGAAAACTATTCCTCAG GCTGCTGCTACAACATGCTATGTAGCAACACATCCAACACTTGTAAATGTGACTGGAAAGTACTTTTCGGATTGCAACGAAGCCTCGACATCCAAATTGGGATCCAACTCAACAGAAGCTGCTCGGTTATGGACTGCCTCAGAAATCATGGTTTCTAGAGGGTCAAACGCAGTTTTTGACCCACTCACTAGTGCATTAGATTATGATACATCAAAAAAGCAATTCaaataa
- the LOC7497505 gene encoding transcription factor MYB4: MGRAPCCSKVGLQRGPWTTREDTLLINYIQAHGEGHWRSLPKKAGLLRCGKSCRLRWMNYLRPDIKRGNITPDEDDLIIRLHSLLGNRWSLIAGRLPGRTDNEIKNYWNSHLSKRVKNNTAGNKSKCMGQPAGKRSGANSNKKRKRNQRELDSEAICSENGETAIKIKIHLPKATRVSPSSVAKNINVNIQSMIGSSSRHAKIGDNANWGISGLEVVSNDGEAWAFNSEEFDGLVYDHDSSCPNSLPNDIMLDDIFEEYQELLKPDDHGQLDSLVDSLIA; the protein is encoded by the exons ATGGGAAGAGCTCCATGTTGCTCTAAAGTTGGTTTGCAAAGAGGTCCATGGACTACTAGAGAAGACACGCTGCTCATTAACTATATCCAGGCGCATGGTGAAGGTCATTGGAGATCTTTGCCTAAGAAAGCTG GGCTACTTAGATGTGGCAAGAGTTGCAGGCTAAGATGGATGAACTACCTTCGGCCCGATATCAAGAGAGGGAACATCACTCCTGATGAGGATGACCTGATCATTCGGCTGCATTCTCTTCTTGGCAACCGTTGGTCTCTCATTGCAGGAAGGTTGCCAGGCCGGACTGACAATGAAATCAAGAACTATTGGAACTCTCACCTCAGCAAAAGAGTCAAGAACAACACAGCAGGAAACAAGTCCAAATGCATGGGGCAACCAGCTGGAAAGAGAAGTGGCGCCAActccaacaaaaaaaggaaaaggaatcaAAGGGAGCTGGACAGTGAAGCCATCTGTAGTGAAAATGGAGAGACTGCTATCAAGATAAAGATTCACCTCCCAAAGGCAACAAGGGTTTCTCCATCCTCTGTTGCAAAGAATATCAACGTTAATATTCAAAGCATGATTGGGTCATCATCTAGACATGCAAAGATTGGTGATAATGCTAATTGGGGCATCTCTGGTCTTGAAGTTGTTAGCAATGATGGAGAGGCATGGGCTTTCAATAGTGAAGAATTTGATGGTCTTGTTTATGACCATGATTCCTCGTGTCCAAATTCTTTACCCAATGAtattatgctagatgatatctTTGAGGAATACCAGGAACTCCTCAAGCCAGATGATCATGGTCAATTGGATTCCTTGGTGGATTCTCTTATTGCttga
- the LOC7465332 gene encoding transcription factor MYB30, with protein MGRAPCCSKVGLHRGPWTTREDALLVNYIQKHGEGHWRSLPNKAGLLRCGKSCRLRWLNYLRPDIKRGNITPEEDDLIIRLHSLLGNRWSLIAGRLPGRTDNEIKNYWNSHLSKRLQVRSNKNGSKCMKESADRKRNVSKLNNKKKQRKDDEDPATRTKIHAPKAIRVSPSSVNIRTNNSMAGSSSHAGGVGDHDDNWFISDLEVDKNINGDLAWASNRCIDDLVHDDLSGQNHSPSNIDNILEEMFGEYQQLLNSENHAQLLDSFVDSLLA; from the exons ATGGGAAGAGCACCATGTTGCTCTAAGGTTGGTTTGCATAGAGGTCCATGGACTACTAGAGAAGACGCACTCCTCGTTAACTATATTCAGAAACACGGTGAAGGCCACTGGAGATCCTTGCCAAACAAAGCTG GGCTGCTTAGATGTGGCAAGAGTTGTAGGCTGAGATGGCTTAACTATCTTCGGCCAGATATTAAGAGAGGGAACATTACCCCTGAAGAGGATGACCTGATCATCCGACTACATTCCCTTCTAGGCAATCGTTGGTCTCTCATTGCTGGAAGGTTGCCAGGCCGAACTGACAATGAAATCAAGAACTACTGGAACTCCCATCTCAGCAAGAGACTCCAGGTTAGAAGCAATAAGAACGGGTCAAAATGCATGAAGGAATCAGCTGACCGAAAGAGAAATGTCTCCAAGctcaacaacaaaaagaagcaGAGGAAGGACGATGAGGACCCTGCTACAAGGACCAAGATTCATGCCCCGAAGGCAATAAGGGTTTCTCCATCCTCAGTGAATATCAGGACTAATAATAGCATGGCTGGGTCATCTAGTCATGCAGGAGGAGTTGGTGATCACGATGACAATTGGTTCATCTCTGATCTTGAAGTTGATAAGAATATCAATGGGGATCTGGCTTGGGCTTCCAATCGCTGTATTGACGATCTTGTCCATGATGATCTCTCAGGCCAAAATCACTCACCGTCCAATATTGATAACATCCTAGAAGAAATGTTTGGGGAATATCAGCAGCTCTTGAATTCAGAGAATCATGCTCAATTATTGGACTCCTTTGTGGACTCGCTGTTGGCTTGA
- the LOC7497506 gene encoding uncharacterized protein LOC7497506, whose amino-acid sequence MIRMRNFSEEEEQDSNFFDTREEISSVSDWSSDCEDGSPSVFNSLTYDDWTKSPESVQDRRQRFLKCWMGLSLDGNERVEEEFGNDSLNKIQLGVVDRMVDNSGAVLRTSSFEDGFLSAQSSMSSGSSEAWRQSFENGVLDGNFVCKIKNLDDGMEFLVDELDEDGMLSRLHEVGSNQSLSFEEFRRTFATSPLVERFLKKNVNDERDIAEAKRKDKRSWLKKLGLVRRIVDRQGTAASKTRDLESTAEARMQRVKVHPSKKNIKDMSSLFTGQEFLAHKGSILTIKFSLDGQYLASGGEDGVVRVWKVIEDDRSNHFDIPATDPSRLYFTMNHHSDLASLDVDMKKIYKMKRHGSSDSTCVVVPPKVFRVLEKPLHEFQGHSGEVLDLSWSKKRFLVSSSVDQTVRLWQVGCDRCLRVFSHNNYVTSVDFNPVDDNYFISGSIDGKVRIWEVLGCQVVDYTDIREIVTAVCYHPGGKGGLVGTMTGNCLFYDIIDNQLQLDAQICLQGKKKLPGKRITGFEFSPSDPSKVVVTSADSLVRVLCGLDVICKFRASGLRSVANQTSASFTSDGKHIISTSEDFNVHVWNYASQERTSRAKNIQSCESFLSQNASVAIPWRGIVTIPGTPSSLESTCGNSFKSDHTRPKFCGELDQKKLSSSSDCFSLARGFLLESLTRGSATWPEEKLPNSSPKTASPTKSRPEFKYLKNACHNMLSSHLWGLVIVTAGWDGRIRTYLNYGLPLRL is encoded by the exons ATGATAAGGATGAGGAATTTTAGTGAAGAGGAAGAACaagattcaaatttttttgatacCCGTGAGGAGATATCTTCCGTTTCTGATTGGAGTTCAGATTGCGAGGATGGTAGTCCTAGTGTTTTCAATAGTCTTACATATGATGATTGGACTAAGAGTCCAGAAAGTGTCCAAGATCGGCGGCAGAGGTTCTTAAAGTGTTGGATGGGTTTGAGTTTGGATGGAAATGAACGTGTTGAGGAGGAGTTTGGTAATGATTCCTTGAACAAAATCCAACTGGGTGTTGTTGATAGGATGGTGGATAATAGTGGGGCCGTGTTAAGGACATCGAGTTTTGAAGATGGCTTTTTGTCGGCTCAGTCTTCGATGTCTTCCGGGTCAAGTGAAGCTTGGCGGCAGTCATTTGAAAATGGTGTGCTGGATGGGAATTTTGTgtgtaaaattaagaatttggATGACGGAATGGAGTTTCTAGTGGATGAATTGGATGAGGATGGAATGCTTAGTAGACTGCATGAAGTGGGATCCAATCAATCTCTTAGTTTTGAAGAGTTTCGGAGAACATTTGCCACATCTCCTTTGGTTGAACGATTTTTGAAGAAGAATGTTAATGATGAAAGGGATATAGCAGAAGCAAAAAGGAAAGATAAACGGAGTTGGTTGAAGAAATTAGGTTTGGTGAGAAGGATTGTTGATAGGCAAGGGACAGCTGCCTCAAAGACCCGTGATCTTGAATCAACCGCAGAAGCAAGGATGCAAAGAGTGAAAGTTCATCCATCCAAAAAGAACATCAAAGATATGTCTTCTCTCTTTACTGGACAGGAATTTCTGGCTCATAAGGGGTCAATTTTGACGATAAAATTCAGTCTTGATGGGCAATACCTGGCAAGTGGTGGTGAAGATGGTGTTGTGCGTGTGTGGAAGGTGATTGAGGATGATAGGTCTAACCACTTTGACATCCCAGCAACTGATCCCTCACGTCTATATTTCACAATGAATCATCATTCTGATTTAGCTTCTCTTGATGTGGATAtgaagaaaatttataaaatgaagAGACATGGATCATCAGACTCCACATGTGTTGTTGTTCCACCAAAGGTGTTCAGGGTATTGGAGAAGCCCCTGCATGAGTTTCAAGGACATAGTGGCGAGGTTTTGGATCTGTCATGGTCTAAGAAAAGG TTTCTAGTGTCCTCTTCTGTTGATCAGACGGTTCGCCTTTGGCAAGTGGGATGCGACAGATGCCTGAGAGTTTTTTCTCATAATAATTATG TGACTTCTGTTGATTTCAATCCCGTggatgacaattattttatcagcGGTTCAATAGATGGTAAAGTTCGCATCTGGGAAGTGCTTGGCTGTCAGGTTGTTGATTATACTGATATACGAGAGATAGTTACTGCTGTATGTTATCATCCTGGTGGAAAG GGAGGACTGGTAGGCACAATGACTGGAAACTGCCTCTTTTATGACATTATAG ATAATCAACTGCAACTGGATGCTCAAATATGCTTACAGGGCAAAAAGAAGTTACCAGGCAAGAGGATAACTGGCTTTGAG TTCTCCCCAAGCGACCCAAGCAAAGTAGTTGTCACTTCTGCTGATTCACTAGTAAGAGTGTTATGTGGCTTGGATGTCATTTGCAAATTTAGGG cATCGGGCCTAAGATCTGTAGCGAACCAGACTTCCGCGTCATTTACCTCGGATGGAAAACATATTATCTCAACAAGTGAGGATTTTAATGTCCATGTCTGGAACTATGCCAGCCAGGAAAGGACTTCTCGAGCAAAGAACATTCAGTCCTGTGAGAGCTTCCTATCTCAAAATGCATCTGTTGCTATACCTTGGCGTGGTATTGTAACCATTCCAGGAACGCCTTCATCTCTTGAATCTACATGTGGTAATAGTTTCAAGAGTGACCATACACGTCCGAAGTTTTGTGGAGAGCTAGACCAGAAAAAGCTTTCCTCTTCATCAGATTGTTTCTCTCTTGCCCGTGGATTTCTGTTGGAGTCTTTGACAAGGGGATCTGCCACTTGGCCTGAGGAGAAACTTCCCAACTCAAGTCCGAAGACAGCCTCACCTACAAAATCTAGACCTGAGTTCAAGTATTTAAAGAATGCTTGCCATAACATGTTGAGTTCTCACTTGTGGGGTCTTGTTATTGTAACTGCAGGCTGGGACGGACGGATTAGAACATACCTCAATTATGGTTTACCTCTCCGATTATGA